GTTGCACTGTTGCTGCGCGTACTCTGGCGCTTTGTCAGCCCGCCCCCGTCGACTCCGGCCAACCACGGCCAGATGACCCGGCTGGCGACCAAGCTGGGCCACCTCGCCCTGTACGCCCTGCTGTTCGCGGTGATGATTGCCGGCTACCTGATCTCCACCGCCGAAGGCAAGCCGATCAGTGTGTTCGGCTGGTTCGACGTTCCCGCCACCATCAGCGGGCTGACAGACCAAGCCGACATCGCCGGGGCTATTCACCTGTACCTCGCCTGGGCGCTGGTGGTGCTGGCCGTGCTGCACGCCCTGGCGGCCCTGAAACACCATTTCATCGATCGCGACGCCACGCTGACACGCATGCTCGGCCGCGCCGCGAAGTAAATCCTCACCCAAAGGGAGATTGTTCAATGCTGAAGAAGACCTTCGCCGCTCTGGCTCTGGGCACCGCGCTGTTCTCCGCCGGCCAGGCTATGGCCGCGGACTACAAGATCGACAAGGAAGGCCAGCACGCCTTCATCGAGTTCCGCATCAAGCACCTTGGCTACAGCTGGCTGTATGGCCGCTTCGATGACTTCGACGGCACCTTTACCTTCGACGAGAAGAACCCGGCCGCCGACAAGGTCAAGGTCACCATCAACACCAACAGCGTGAACTCCAACCACGCCGAGCGTGACAAGCACCTGCGCAGCCCGGACTTCCTCAACGTCGGCAAGAATCCGACCGCGACCTTCGAGTCCACTGGGGTGAAGGCCGATGGCAAGAATGCCGAGATCACCGGCAACCTGACCCTGAACGGCGTGACCAAGCCGGTTACCATCAAGGCCGAGCTGATCGGTCAGGGCGATGACCCCTGGGGCGGCTACCGCGCGGGCTTCCTCGGTACTACCACGCTCAAGCTGAAGGACTTCAACATTCAGCGCGACCTCGGCCCGGC
The Pseudomonas triclosanedens DNA segment above includes these coding regions:
- a CDS encoding YceI family protein, with the translated sequence MLKKTFAALALGTALFSAGQAMAADYKIDKEGQHAFIEFRIKHLGYSWLYGRFDDFDGTFTFDEKNPAADKVKVTINTNSVNSNHAERDKHLRSPDFLNVGKNPTATFESTGVKADGKNAEITGNLTLNGVTKPVTIKAELIGQGDDPWGGYRAGFLGTTTLKLKDFNIQRDLGPASQEVELTLSVEGVRQ
- a CDS encoding cytochrome b, producing MQLRNSPARYGLVSLILHWGSALVVFGLFGLGLWMRELDYYDTWYHRAPEIHKGIGILLLVALLLRVLWRFVSPPPSTPANHGQMTRLATKLGHLALYALLFAVMIAGYLISTAEGKPISVFGWFDVPATISGLTDQADIAGAIHLYLAWALVVLAVLHALAALKHHFIDRDATLTRMLGRAAK